Proteins from one Erpetoichthys calabaricus chromosome 11, fErpCal1.3, whole genome shotgun sequence genomic window:
- the si:dkeyp-72g9.4 gene encoding uncharacterized protein si:dkeyp-72g9.4 produces the protein MRPRSQLLSKKHLPTICEAYEELFQDRIISRSAVIRADPLSADDYLQSICQLATPTFPALQSHTRDTQSINKTNQVKHSQRLTRLPLLARPLTPIIHCHQDGSISPSEPHPGKAGHGIKATSHFHPDPLEQLYGQQEKLHLKEVEGKSRLNRRPQPRSEVGCSPVQEVGIPAVQLSSHTARSEKSSHDGLPRTNSFPQLGSPRLVQRKSSCPEIGEHKDKLWNSADVTAGTAMSPIKLKIPSIKKGSTASGMSESTEDCPLAGADENKVLFDWTPKCRNIWKATRFQTCMLPIIAEL, from the coding sequence ATGCGGCCTCGATCCCAGCTGCTATCCAAGAAGCATCTGCCCACAATATGTGAAGCGTATGAGGAGCTTTTCCAGGACCGAATCATTTCGAGGTCAGCGGTCATCCGGGCCGATCCTCTGTCTGCTGATGATTACCTGCAGTCCATCTGTCAACTCGCCACTCCAACGTTTCCGGCCCTTCAGAGCCACACGCGGGACACGCAGAGCATTAATAAAACCAACCAGGTAAAGCACAGCCAGCGCTTAACCAGGCTACCTCTTCTGGCCCGACCGTTAACCCCCATAATTCACTGTCATCAGGATGGGTCTATCAGTCCCAGTGAGCCTCATCCAGGGAAGGCAGGCCACGGTATAAAAGCTACCAGCCATTTTCATCCCGACCCACTGGAACAGCTTTATGGACAGCAGGAGAAGCTCCACCTAAAAGAAGTTGAGGGCAAATCCAGACTGAACAGACGGCCACAGCCGAGAAGCGAGGTGGGATGCAGCCCTGTCCAGGAGGTTGGCATTCCCGCAGTCCAATTAAGCTCTCATACAGCAAGGTCAGAAAAAAGCAGCCATGATGGCCTACCACGAACAAACAGTTTCCCTCAGCTTGGCTCTCCCAGACTCGTACAGCGGAAAAGCAGTTGCCCAGAGATCGGCGAGCATAAGGATAAGCTCTGGAATTCTGCAGATGTGACGGCTGGAACTGCGATGAGTCCAATAAAGTTAAAGATTCCCAGTATAAAGAAAGGGAGCACTGCTTCTGGTATGTCAGAAAGCACCGAGGACTGTCCGTTAGCAGGCGCTGATGAGAATAAAGTACTGTTTGACTGGACGCCGAAGTGCAGGAACATCTGGAAGGCTACGAGATTCCAGACCTGCATGCTTCCGATCATTGCCGAACTGTAA